A genomic region of Cannabis sativa cultivar Pink pepper isolate KNU-18-1 chromosome 1, ASM2916894v1, whole genome shotgun sequence contains the following coding sequences:
- the LOC115705870 gene encoding peptide methionine sulfoxide reductase A1 produces the protein MLKNLALTTTTASTTPFMLISTTGAFSLSKPFIPSLSNFRPKPISSFPQTHRPFSLPSSSITMNLLNKLGFASKSPEYSSESSSIAQGPDEDVPAPGQEFAQFGAGCFWGVELAFQRVPGVSKTEVGYSQGLLHNPTYEDICTGTTNHSEVVRVQYDPKECSYESLLDAFFARHDPTTPNRQGNDVGTQYRSGIYYYTPEQEKIAKESLEKYQKQFSRKIVTEILPAKRFYRAEEYHQQYLAKGGRFGFKQSTEKGCNDPIRCYG, from the exons ATGCTCAAAAACTTGGCCTTGACAACCACCACCGCCTCTACCACCCCATTTATGCTTATCTCCACCACCGGagctttttctctctctaaacccttcattccttctctctctaactTCCGCCCAAAACCCATTTCATCCTTCCCCCAAACTCACCGACCCTTTTCTCTCCCCAGTTCCTCCATCACCATGAATTTGCTTAACAAGCTTGGCTTCGCCTCCAAATCCCCTGAATATTCCTCCGAATCATCGTCCATCGCCCAGGGTCCCGATGAGGACGTGCCTGCCCCAGGCCAGGAGTTTGCCCAGTTCGGTGCCGGCTGTTTCTGGGGAGTCGAGCTGGCTTTCCAGCGAGTTCCTGGTGTTTCCAAGACCGAGGTGGGTTATAGCCAGGGTTTGCTTCACAATCCTACTTATGAGGATATCTGTACAGGTACGACAAACCATTCGGAGGTCGTTAGGGTTCAGTACGATCCTAAAGAGTGCAGCTACGAGTCTCTGCTTGATGCTTTCTTTGCCAGGCATGATCCCACCACGCCGAATCGTCAG GGGAATGATGTTGGAACTCAATACAGATCTGGGATATACTACTACACTCCTGAACAAGAGAAGATAGCAAAAGAATCACTGGAAAAGTATCAAAAACAATTTAGTAGGAAGATTGTTACTGAAATCCTGCCGGCGAAGAGGTTCTACCGAGCAGAAGAGTACCATCAACAGTACCTTGCGAAAGGAGGCCGTTTTGGTTTCAAACAATCCACGGAGAAAGGATGCAATGATCCCATTCGATGCTATGGCTAA